From Malaciobacter mytili LMG 24559:
CAATTTTCATTTCATGCTTGGATGTTTACTCTTGCAATGATTGTTGGAGTATATTTAGGAGCTAAATTTTCTCTTCTTCCTTTTTTCCAATCAAAAATAAAATTAAAAAAAGTTTCTTGTGCTAAAACTTTAGAAACTGATACAAAAAAAGTTAAAAACTTTTTTACATTGGGAACATTTGCATTTTTAGCAATAATTATATGGGCAATATTTTTAATTTTTATTCAAGGAAGTACAAAACTTGGAATGGCAATGCTTTTTGGAAGTGCCTTTGGTCTTGCAATTGCAAAAGCTCAAATTTGTTTTACTTCTGCATTTAGAGATATTTTTACAACAGGTAGAAGCCAATTAGCAAAAGCTATTGTTATTGGTATGGCTGTGGCAACTCTTGGAGTATTTTCATATATTATGATGGGACAACCTCCTAAAATTATGTGGGCTGGACCTAATACAATTATTGGTGGAATATTATTTGGTTTTGGAATAGTATTAGCTGGTGGTTGTGAATGTGGATGGATGTATAGAGCTGTTGAAGGTCAAGTACATTTTTGGATAGTTGGTATTGGAAATGTAATTGGAGCTACACTATTAGCTTTTGTATGGGATGATTTATCATTAAGTTTAGCTACAAGTTGGCCAAAAATCAACTTACTTGAATCATTTGGAAATTATGGTGGATTATTCTTAAACTATGGATTATTACTAATTTTATTTATATTAGTTCTAGTTTTAGAAAAAAGATATTTAAATAAATCAAAAAATAAATAAGGATTGAAAATGAAAGAGATTATTCCTGATTTTAGACTTGATATGCAAGGGGAACCTTGTCCTTATCCAGCAGTAAATGCTTTAGAGGCTATGAAAGAGTTAAAAAAAGGTGAAATTTTAGAGATTATTAGTGATTGTCCACAAAGTATTAATAATATCCCTGCTGATGCAAAAAACCATGGATATGAAGTTTTAGAAGTGGATAGTAGCGGTCCTACAATTAGATATTTAATCAAAAAATAATCTTAGTTTATTAGAGGTATAATACCTCTAATATAAACAAGGATTAGTATGAATTATCAAAAAATTTTAGAAGAAATACAAATACAAATACAAAGCGAATTACCAAAAGGTGAAGTTGCTAGCTATATTCCTGCACTAAAAAATGTTCAAGCTGATGATTTTGCAATGAGCATAAAACTTCTTGATGGAACAAGTTATAATATAGGTTGTTTTGATAAAAAGTTTTCTATTCAAAGTATCTCTAAAGTTTTTACTTTTGCTATGGCTTTAAAACTTTATGGAAAAGATTTATATAAAAGAGTTTGGTATGAACCTTCTGGAAATCCTTTTAACTCCCTAGTTCAACTTGAATATGAAAAAGGAATTCCTAGAAATCCATTTATAAATGCAGGTGCTATTGTTACAACAGATAGCTTACTATCTTACTATAAAAATAAAAATATTACTTTTAATGAAATTAATCATTTTATAAATAGCTTATGTAAAAAAGAGATTTTTTATAATGAAGAGATTTTTAAATCTGAATTAGAATCTGGATATAGAAACCAAGCCCTTGCTAGTTTAATGAAAAGTTTTAAAAATATAAATAACCCTATAAAAGATACTTTAGAAACTTATTTTAAACACTGCTCACTTATGATGAGTTGCGAAGAGTTAGCCACAGCAATGCTATTTTTAGCAAACCATGGGGTTGACCCTCTTACAAATAAAGAGTTTATTACTGCACCAAAAGCAAAAAGAGTAAATGCTTTAATGCTAACTTGTGGACATTATGATGCTTCAGGAGATTTTGCTTTTCATGTGGGATTACCAGGTAAAAGTGGTGTGGGAGGAGGAATTGTAGCTATTGTTCCAAAAAAAATGGCTATTTGCGTATATTCTCCAAGACTAAATGAAAAAGGAAACTCTCATACAGGAACAAAAGCCTTAGAGCTTTTTACTACTTTAACTGAACTTTCTATTTTTTAAAATGTAAAGAAATTGTCAAGAAACTTTACATAAAAAATTTAAACTATTCCTTTATACTTTCAAAATAACTTGAAATATAAAGGAATAAGATGAAAAGTTTACTTTTAATATTTACTTTAATTACTCTTTCTTGGAGTACGAATTTAGATGAATATTTAAATACTTTAAAACAAGAAGCTACTAAAGAAAATCCAAACTTTAAAGAGTTTAATGTAAAAAGAGGTGAAGAGATATTTACTTCTAAACATATTGGTAAAAAAGGTAAAGAAATAGCTTGTACTTCTTGCCATGGTATAGATTTAACAAAAACTAGTGAGAACTTCTTTACAGCAAAAAAAATAGAACCTTTATCAACTAAAGCAAATCCTTCAAGATTAACAGATGTAAAAAAAGTTCAAAAGTGGTTAAAAAGAAACTTTAATGATGTATATAATAGAGTTGGTACAGCACAAGAAAAAGGTGATGTTCTAGTTTATATTTTAAGTAAATAAGGATAAAAATGAAACCTTTAATTTTATTAATATTTATAAATATAGCTTTATTTAGTAGTGGTTTAAAAAAAGATGTTCCCTTAGTTACAAATGAAATATATACTAATGAGTGTGGCTCTTGTCACTTTGCATATTTTCCTGGACTATTGCCTCAGAACTCTTGGGAAAAACTAATGTCTGGTTTAGATAATCATTTTGGAGATGATGCCTCTGTTGATGAACAAACTTTTCAAACTTTATCAAAATTTCTAAATGATAATAGTGCTGAAAAAAATATGAATTATAAAAGAAGTAGAAAAATAGTAAAAAGTATTGCAAAAGATGAAGTTTATATTGCTATTTCAAAAACACCATATATTCATAAAAAGCATAAAAAAATAAGAAAAGATTTAATTACTCAAAAAGAAGTAAAAGGACTTTTTAACTGTACAGCTTGCCATAAAAGTGCAAAAAAAGCAATTTTCAATGATGATGATGTAAATATTCCAAATTATGGAAAATGGGAGGATTAAAATGAATAAATCTTATATTTGGTCACTTCCAACAAGAGCCTTTCACTGGCTTTTTGTAGTTGGAATTTTAGTAGCTTTTTTAACTGATGATGATCATTTATTAAATTATCACGCAATAGTTGGTTATGCTTTATTAATTTTATTAGCATTTAGAATTTTATGGGGAGTTTTTGGACCTAAATATTCAAAATTTAAAGATTTTCCAACTAGTGAGATTAAACAGTATTCTTCAACTATTTTTAGTAAAGAATCAAAATATATTGGACATAATCCAGCAGCTTCATATATAATGATTATTATGTTAGTTTGTACTTTTCTTATCATTCTTACAGGTGTTTTAACATATGGAATTCAAGAAGGAAAAGGTATATTAGGATTTTTAAATGAAACATATTTTAAAAATATGAAAAGTATGGATAATATCCATGAATTTTTTGCAAACTTCTTTATCTTTTTAATTGTTCTTCACCTAATTGGTATAGTAGTTGATAAATTTTTACATAAAGAAGTTGAGACTTTAAAATCAATTTTTACAGGATATAAAAATAGTAAAGAAGATAAAAGTATAAAACTAAATATTTTTCAAAAACTTTTTGCAGGCCTTATGTTTATACTTTTAATAGCTTTTTTAGTTTTTAATTTATTAAATCCTAAAAATATGTTAGTTGCTTCTATTAATAAACCTATTGATTATAAAGTACAAAATGAATTTTTTGTAGAAGAGTGTGCTTCATGTCATACTCTTTATCCCACCATTTCTTTTGCCTAAAAACTCTTGGAATATTTTAATGAATGATTTAGAAAATCATTTTGGAGATGATGCTTCTATTGATTTAAATACTAATAATATAATTTTAGAGTTTTTGGAAAAAAATAGTGCCGAAACTTCTACAAAAGAAGCAAGTGTTATGATTTTGGATTCTTTAAAAAATAAAGATATAATAGCTATAACTAATACTATTTATTGGAAAGAAAAACATAAAAATATAAAAAAAGAGATATTTTTAAATAGTTTAGTTAAAAGTAAAGCAAACTGCAAAGCTTGCCATAGTGATATAGAAAAAGGTTTAATAGAAGATGAAAATATTAAAGATATTAGTAGTTTTAGC
This genomic window contains:
- the yedE gene encoding selenium metabolism membrane protein YedE/FdhT yields the protein MSFWQNFKRDFLVKFWAPIPAVIALGVLSAYYFGLTGTYWAVTGEFTRWGGHVLEAFGVDLSTWGYYKIMNMNGNIFTRVDGVMIIGMFAGCIAAAFWGNNVKLRMPVSNIRIFQALIGGIIAGFGARLGMGCNLASFFTGIPQFSFHAWMFTLAMIVGVYLGAKFSLLPFFQSKIKLKKVSCAKTLETDTKKVKNFFTLGTFAFLAIIIWAIFLIFIQGSTKLGMAMLFGSAFGLAIAKAQICFTSAFRDIFTTGRSQLAKAIVIGMAVATLGVFSYIMMGQPPKIMWAGPNTIIGGILFGFGIVLAGGCECGWMYRAVEGQVHFWIVGIGNVIGATLLAFVWDDLSLSLATSWPKINLLESFGNYGGLFLNYGLLLILFILVLVLEKRYLNKSKNK
- the yedF gene encoding sulfurtransferase-like selenium metabolism protein YedF encodes the protein MKEIIPDFRLDMQGEPCPYPAVNALEAMKELKKGEILEIISDCPQSINNIPADAKNHGYEVLEVDSSGPTIRYLIKK
- a CDS encoding glutaminase — encoded protein: MNYQKILEEIQIQIQSELPKGEVASYIPALKNVQADDFAMSIKLLDGTSYNIGCFDKKFSIQSISKVFTFAMALKLYGKDLYKRVWYEPSGNPFNSLVQLEYEKGIPRNPFINAGAIVTTDSLLSYYKNKNITFNEINHFINSLCKKEIFYNEEIFKSELESGYRNQALASLMKSFKNINNPIKDTLETYFKHCSLMMSCEELATAMLFLANHGVDPLTNKEFITAPKAKRVNALMLTCGHYDASGDFAFHVGLPGKSGVGGGIVAIVPKKMAICVYSPRLNEKGNSHTGTKALELFTTLTELSIF
- a CDS encoding DUF1924 domain-containing protein; its protein translation is MKSLLLIFTLITLSWSTNLDEYLNTLKQEATKENPNFKEFNVKRGEEIFTSKHIGKKGKEIACTSCHGIDLTKTSENFFTAKKIEPLSTKANPSRLTDVKKVQKWLKRNFNDVYNRVGTAQEKGDVLVYILSK
- a CDS encoding diheme cytochrome c, with product MKPLILLIFINIALFSSGLKKDVPLVTNEIYTNECGSCHFAYFPGLLPQNSWEKLMSGLDNHFGDDASVDEQTFQTLSKFLNDNSAEKNMNYKRSRKIVKSIAKDEVYIAISKTPYIHKKHKKIRKDLITQKEVKGLFNCTACHKSAKKAIFNDDDVNIPNYGKWED
- a CDS encoding cytochrome b/b6 domain-containing protein, which gives rise to MNKSYIWSLPTRAFHWLFVVGILVAFLTDDDHLLNYHAIVGYALLILLAFRILWGVFGPKYSKFKDFPTSEIKQYSSTIFSKESKYIGHNPAASYIMIIMLVCTFLIILTGVLTYGIQEGKGILGFLNETYFKNMKSMDNIHEFFANFFIFLIVLHLIGIVVDKFLHKEVETLKSIFTGYKNSKEDKSIKLNIFQKLFAGLMFILLIAFLVFNLLNPKNMLVASINKPIDYKVQNEFFVEECASCHTLYPTISFA
- a CDS encoding cytochrome C encodes the protein MNDLENHFGDDASIDLNTNNIILEFLEKNSAETSTKEASVMILDSLKNKDIIAITNTIYWKEKHKNIKKEIFLNSLVKSKANCKACHSDIEKGLIEDENIKDISSFSSM